The Hyphomicrobium sp. MC1 genome window below encodes:
- a CDS encoding MFS transporter, which translates to MSSPNILTDAEPANASDRTRRMRKLAVTLLVLAGCVNYFDRAAVAVGNPEIRAELGLSYSEMGLLLSAFAWSYGLAQIPAGVLVDRFGPRKALGVGMVLWSFAQIAGGLVHSLHQFLTARVALGLGESPMYIGGTRVCADWFPLKRRALPIAIFNSSSALAPALAPPILTMLMLAHGWRVMFIIAGLAGFIVAALWTIYYRAPKDAGIPAADIEEIHRDDGAAIPHVGWTQVLWLLRFPTTWGMFLGFFGVVYISWLYATWLPGYLEIARHQSIANAGIWSAIPLAAGFVGAVAGGVISDRLGRLGGIDAAGTCRLPVIAGLIVAGIATIAAVYVADLWTAIALMSLGLFAANVASSCGWALAAVIAPVNAVATLEAIQNVGGSVGGSLAPLVSGILLQHSGSFVPAFVLAGVIAFACAAIYGTMTLRKISAPEGT; encoded by the coding sequence ATGAGTTCGCCGAACATTCTGACCGACGCAGAGCCCGCCAACGCGTCGGATCGCACACGGCGCATGCGCAAGCTCGCCGTTACGCTCTTGGTGCTGGCGGGTTGCGTCAATTATTTTGACCGCGCTGCCGTTGCTGTCGGCAATCCGGAAATTCGCGCCGAGCTTGGACTGTCCTACAGCGAAATGGGCTTGCTGCTGTCGGCCTTCGCGTGGAGCTACGGCCTCGCGCAAATTCCCGCTGGCGTGCTCGTTGATCGCTTCGGTCCTCGTAAAGCCCTCGGCGTTGGAATGGTGCTTTGGTCGTTCGCGCAAATCGCCGGCGGCCTCGTTCATTCGTTGCACCAGTTTCTGACCGCGCGTGTCGCGCTGGGCCTCGGCGAGTCGCCGATGTACATCGGCGGCACGCGGGTCTGCGCCGACTGGTTTCCGCTGAAGCGCCGTGCGCTCCCGATTGCGATCTTCAATTCATCATCCGCGCTGGCACCGGCCTTGGCGCCGCCGATCCTGACGATGCTGATGCTCGCGCACGGCTGGCGCGTGATGTTCATTATCGCGGGCCTTGCAGGCTTCATCGTCGCCGCATTGTGGACGATCTATTATCGCGCCCCTAAAGATGCTGGCATTCCCGCGGCCGACATCGAGGAAATACATCGCGATGACGGCGCTGCGATCCCGCACGTCGGCTGGACGCAGGTTCTCTGGCTGCTGCGCTTTCCGACGACGTGGGGCATGTTCCTCGGTTTCTTCGGCGTCGTTTACATCTCGTGGCTCTACGCGACCTGGTTGCCGGGATACCTAGAGATTGCGCGCCATCAGTCGATCGCGAACGCCGGGATCTGGTCGGCGATCCCGCTCGCGGCAGGCTTTGTCGGCGCCGTCGCGGGTGGTGTGATCTCTGACCGGCTTGGCCGCCTGGGAGGCATCGACGCTGCCGGAACCTGCCGATTGCCCGTCATCGCAGGATTGATCGTGGCCGGAATTGCTACGATCGCTGCGGTCTACGTCGCCGACTTGTGGACGGCGATCGCGCTCATGTCGCTCGGACTTTTTGCGGCCAACGTCGCTTCAAGTTGCGGTTGGGCACTTGCCGCCGTGATCGCTCCGGTCAACGCCGTCGCGACGCTCGAAGCGATCCAGAACGTCGGCGGTTCCGTCGGCGGATCGCTGGCGCCACTCGTGAGCGGCATCCTGCTTCAGCACTCAGGGTCGTTCGTCCCTGCATTCGTGCTGGCCGGCGTCATCGCATTTGCCTGCGCCGCGATCTATGGCACCATGACGTTGAGAAAGATTTCAGCGCCTGAAGGGACGTAA
- a CDS encoding alpha/beta hydrolase gives MTIKTFLPSWGLAAICALVLSTLALANADNSGERIIDLKLSSGKRQHTLYVAPPSPRATIVMLPGGAGDVGLARNGDIRHGHNFVVRTRDMWLAKGYAVLIPDWINRESLRGARSSPDYAAVVEDLIQYARTQVALPVFLLGTSQGSIAAANGAAHAPAGTIAGVILTESVSVRGGSHETVFDAGLTDVRVPALIVANKDDRCDVAPPSDATKTAAAMIHSPDVRVVEVSGGIDRSNRACGSLSPHGYYGIEDKVIDIVSYWIDAHIGDSPKR, from the coding sequence ATGACGATAAAGACATTCCTCCCGTCTTGGGGCTTGGCCGCAATCTGTGCGCTTGTTCTCTCAACGCTGGCTTTGGCGAACGCCGATAATAGCGGCGAACGTATCATCGATTTGAAGCTTAGTTCCGGTAAGCGTCAGCATACTCTTTACGTCGCGCCGCCCTCACCGCGCGCCACGATTGTCATGCTGCCGGGAGGCGCGGGGGATGTCGGATTAGCGCGCAACGGCGATATCCGTCATGGCCACAACTTCGTGGTTCGAACGCGCGATATGTGGTTGGCTAAAGGCTACGCCGTGTTGATACCCGACTGGATCAATCGTGAAAGTTTACGCGGTGCGCGAAGTTCTCCGGACTACGCGGCCGTCGTGGAAGACTTGATCCAATATGCCCGGACGCAAGTCGCGCTTCCGGTGTTTCTCCTCGGTACGAGCCAAGGGTCCATTGCGGCGGCCAACGGAGCAGCACACGCACCAGCCGGTACGATTGCAGGGGTTATTCTGACAGAGTCCGTTTCGGTGCGTGGCGGCAGCCATGAGACCGTATTCGATGCGGGCCTGACTGACGTTCGCGTGCCCGCACTCATCGTCGCTAACAAGGATGATCGCTGCGACGTGGCGCCTCCGAGCGACGCCACTAAGACCGCCGCAGCGATGATCCATTCTCCCGATGTCCGCGTCGTCGAAGTCAGCGGCGGCATCGATCGATCAAACCGCGCATGCGGCTCTCTTAGTCCGCATGGCTACTATGGCATCGAAGACAAAGTCATCGACATCGTCAGCTATTGGATCGACGCTCATATTGGCGACTCGCCGAAGCGATAG